DNA from Arthrobacter sp. StoSoilB19:
CGGCGGCACCGAAGTAGTGGTCGAACCACCGCTCTGCCGGCTGGAGCATGCCCGCGGCAGCGTCCCTACCGGCAACGGATACGTTCAGGCCGGCTGGCACCGGCGCGGCGGCCTGGTGGAACTGGAATGCACCATTCCACCCGGAACCACGGCAATCGTCCGGCTGCCCGACGGCGCCTACGGGGTGAAGGGGCCCTCCGCGGATGCCGTCGTCGTACCTTCCGTCCCGTTGCTCGCAGCGGCCGGCGCCGCCAGGGAATTCCGCGTGCACACCGGCACCTGGACGTTTACGGCCCGGTAGTTGCCACGGGAGGACGGGTGCGCCGCCCGTGCCGCCAGAGCAGGAAGCCGATGACCACGGCGGACAGCATGCCCAGGCAGCCGGTGACCACCAGCCCGGCCCGGACACCGAACTGCTCGGTCAGCCAGCCGGCCAGGAGGCCGCCGCAGGCATGCCCGCCCAGCAGGAGCGGCAAATACAGGGCCATCACCCGGCCGCGGATAGCGGGACCGGCTTCGAGCTGGACGGCCGTGGCGGCGGAGGTCAGGAACAGCAGCGTCATCACACCCACCACCAGCAGCATCGCCACGAACAGCACCAGGGTGGGCATGAGCGCGGCCACCAGCTGGGACAACCCGAAGAGGGCCGCCGCGGCCACGATGCCCTTTCGGCCCATGCTGCCCAGCCGTGCCGCCAGGAGTGCGCCTGCCAGTGCGCCCAAGGCGCTGACCGTGTTGAACAGGCCAAAGCCTTCCACCCCGTTGTGCCACACCCGCTCGGCAAAGGCGGCAAGGACCACCGGCCCGTTCATGCCAAAGGCGCCCAGCAGCCCGGCCAACACAATAAGGAGCAGCAGGCGCGGCCTCTCCCGGACATACCGGAAGCCGGCAAGGACCTGGCCCCGGCCCCTTTCGGCCGGTGCGCCGGGGTGCAGTTCGTGCAACCGGATGCCGGCAATCAGGCCGAGCACCACAACCCCGATCAACGCATTCAAAGCGAACGCGGCCGCCGGTCCTGCCTGCGCAATCACGATGCCGCCCAGCGCAGGCCCGGCCATGGCGCCCAGTTGGGACAGGGCGTTGTTGAGTCCGATCGCCGGGCGCAGGGCGGCGTCGCCCACCACTTCATTGACGAAGACCTGCCTGGTGGGCTGGTCCACTGCGGCGGTGACGCCCAGGGCGATACAGCTGCCGTAGACCACCCAGACGGTCAGGGTGCCGCTTGCCGCCCATGCCGCCAGCCCAAGGCCCAGGAGCACGATGACGGACTGGCACACCATCATGATCCGGCGCTTGGGGAAGAGGTCCACCACCAGTCCGGCCAGCGGGCCCACCACCAGCATGGGCAGGAACTGCAGGGCGACGGCGGCCCCCACCGCCGCGGGGCTTCCGGTCAGCTGCAGCACCAGCCAGTCCTGCGCCAGCCGCTGCATCCACACGCCAAGGCTCCCGGCCAGCTGCATGGCCAGGAACAGACGGTAATTGTGTTGGCTGAGGGGGTGGTACCAGCGGGCCCGGGTGGTACCGGGACTGGCGGCGGGTCCGGAACGGGTTCGTCGGGAAGGCACAGCTACCGGAGGGTGCGGTGGGAACGGAGTTTGACTGCGGCCGCGGCGAGGATCAGGGTGCCGGGGACCACCACGAAGAGCGCCGCGAGCATCCAGACGAACACCACGGCGCAGAACAGCGCGGCCGCGAGGAGCAGCGAACCGGTCCAGTCGCGCAGGGAGATGTCCTTGCCGGTACGGAGGGCCTGGTGCCACATGTTGTTGCCGGTGGCGCCGGTGGGCTGTCCGTCGGACCAGGCGGAGGCGGTGCGGAGCAGCACGATCGCCGCCCCGGCCGCCAGGACCAGGGTGGCAGGCAGCACCACACCACGGCCGGGAAGCTGCCCCACCCAGGCCAGCAGGAGGTTGAGGACAATCACGACGGCGGCAGCCGCCGTCGTGAGGCCCAGCTTCCAGCTGCCCGGCAGGGCCTCCTTGAAGAGGCTCCAGAGTCCGCGGACCGAATCATCCCGGCCCGCCAGGTGGCGTTTCAGGTGGGCGATGCCGGCGGCGTAGGCGGCGGGGATAGTGACCAGCGGGATGGACAGCACCAGCACCAGCAGTCCTGCCAGGAGGGTTTCGGAGAACAGGGCAAACCTGTTCACCGGGATGGGCTCGTGCTGGTGGGCTGCCGGTGTGGTGCTGTCCATGATGCTCATTTTTCTCTCCGTTGACCGTTAGCCCTTGAGGCCCTGGGTGGAAACGCCTTCGACGATGTACCGCTGGAAGATCAGGAAGAAGATCAGCACGGGGAGCAGGGCCAGGACGGACATGGCGATCATGGCGCCGTAGTCCGAAGACTGGGTTTGGTCCACGAAGAGGCGCAGGGCCAGGGGCAGCGGGTATTTGTCGGGGGTGTTCAAGTAGAGCAGCGGGCCCAGGAAGTCGTTCCAGCTCCAGATGAAGGAGAAGATCGAGGTGGAGATCAGGGCCGGTTTCATCAGGGGCAGCATGATGGAGGTGAAGATCCGGACGTGCCCTGCGCCGTCGATGCGGGCTGCTTCGTCGAGTTCGGAGGGAAGGTTTCGCATGAACTGGACCATGAGGAACACGAAGAACGCGTCTCCGGCGAGGAACTTGCCGATGAGCAGGGGAACGTAGGTGTCCACCAGTCCGAGCTGCTGGAAGATGATGTACTGCGGGATGATCACCACGTGGAACGGCAGCAGCAAGGTGGCGATCATCATGCCGAAGAACACGCTGCGGCCGGGGAACTTGATCCGGGCGAAGGCGTAGGCGGACACGCTCGCTGAGAGGATGGTGCCCACGACGGCGCCGACGGCCAGGATCAGCGAGTTGGTGAAGAACTGCAGGGTGGAGACCCCGCCGATGCCGTCCATCGCGGTGGCGAAGTTGTCAAAGCTGAAGTTGTTGGACCACAGCGAGGTGTTCTGGCCGCCGATTTCCGAGTTGGGTTTGAACGCGGAGGCGATCATCCACAGGGCCGGGTAGAGCACCACGCAGGTCAGCACGAGCGCTGCGGCGTGGAAGATGGTGCTCTTGGCGCGTTTTGCGCTGCTGGATTCGGATTTCGGGTTGTAGGCCGGGGCGGTGGCGCCCGGGGCCGGCTGGACGGGGGTTGCCGTGGTTGTCATTTTGCATCACCGCTGTAGTGGACCCAGGACTTGGACGTGCGGAAGAAGATCAGGGTGATGATGCCTACCACGATCACCAGCAACCATGCCATGGCTGAGGCGTAGCCCATCCGGAAGTCGCTGAAGCCCCGCAGGTACAGGTAGAGGGTGTAGAAGAGGGTGGATCCGGCGGGGCCGCCTTCACCGTTGGAAATGATGTAAGCCGACGCGAAGATCTGGAACGCGTGGATGGTTTCCATCAGGAGGTTGAAGAAGATCACCGGGGAGAGCATGGGCCAGGTGATGTTGAAGAACTTCCGCACCGGACCGGCACCGTCCATCGATGCCGCCTCGTAGAGTTCGCCCGGGATCTGCTTCAGGCCGGCCAGGAAGATCACCATCGGGGCGCCGAACTGCCACACGGTCAGCAGGATCATCATGGGCATGGTCATGGACGGATTCCCCACCCAGCCGCCGATGTTGATCCCGAAGAAGGACAGGCCCTGGTCAACGGGTCCGGAATCGCCGAACATGGCCTTCCAGACGATCGCGATGGACACCGAGGCCCCAATCAGGGACGGGGCGTAGAAAGCCGACCGGTAGAAGCCCTGGCCGCGGCGCTTGCTGTTCAGCAGCATCGCCACCGCCAAGGCCGCGGCGAGCTTGAGCGGGGTGCCGAAGACCACGTAGGACAGGGTCACGCCCACGGACTGCAGGAACCGCTCGTCCTGGAAGAGGGTGGCGTAGTTGTCGAAGCCGATCCACTTGGGCGGCTCGAACAGGTTGTAGTTGGTGAACGACAGGTACAGCGAGGAGATCATCGGCCCGACCGTCAGGGCGATGAAACCCAGCAGCCAGGGCAGCAGGAAGGTGTAACCGGCGCGGGCATCCGCCCCGCGCTGCCGCGACTTGCGCGGCAGCGCGGTACCGGAGTGCCCCTGGCGCCTGCTCAGGGTTGGGCTTTGAGTCACGAGTTCAATCCGTCAGTCGTGAACACTCGATCGGCACTGGCCGGATCAGGCATTCTGCTTGATGAGGTCTTCGGCTTCCTTGAACCACGCGTCGACGGCACCGTCAACGGTGAGCTTGCCGTAGTTGAGGTCGGAGGCGATCCGGCCGAACGACGCTTCGAGCGTGCCGAAACCGACGATGGGCGGCTCGGGTGCGTCCTTGAGGTACTGCTCGATGGACTTCTCGTAATCAACCACCAGCTTGTCGGCGCCATCGAACGTGGTGCCGTCGCGCTGGGTCTTGGAGGCCGGAACGCCGCGGGAGGTCTTGAAGATCTGGCCCACCTCGGGGTCGTTGACCATGAAATCGATGAAGCGTGCGGCAGCGTCCTTGAACTTGGTCTTGGCGCTGGCCACCATCAGCATGGACGGCTTCAGGAACAGGCCCAGGTTGTTCGGGTCGTCCGAGGGTACCGGTACCAGCTTGAGTTGCTTGGCACCGCTGTCGGCCAGGTATCCGGCCATGAAGTTGTCCCAGGTAACCTCGGCGGCACTGACGTTGGAGCCGAACGGCGACTTGGGCTTGAGCTGGGTTACCCGGTCTTCCGGCACGAGGGCCTGGGTGCCGCGCAGCTTCGAGTTGAGGTTCCACCAGGTCTTCAGGTCGTCCTTGCTGAATCCCAGCTTCCCGTCGCTGGTGAAAGCCTGGATGTTCTTCTGCCGGAGCCAAATGTTGAACTGCCACCACACGCCGGTGAAGTCCGTGGAGCCGTACAGGGTGCCGTTGCCTTTGTCCCCAACTTCCTTCAGGAATACCTGGAATTCGGACCAGGTCCACTTACCGGTGGGTTCGGCGATGCCCAGGGAGGCCAGCTTGGCGGGATCGTAGTAGACCGCGAAGGCGTTGGTGCTGGTGGGGATGCCGTAGGTCTTGCCCTTGATCTGGCCGGACGGCAGGAGTGACTTCTCGAACGCGGAGGTATCGATCTTCACTGTGCCCAGGTCCAGGAGCTGGTTGCGCTGGCCGTAATCGCGCAGGTAGGACAGGTCCCACTGCATCACGTCAGGCAGGCCGCCGCCTGCCGCTTCGGTGGCGCGCTTCTGCCAGTAGCCGGCAAAGTCCGTGAAGTTGCCGTTGACCTTGATGTCCGGGTTCTTCGACTCGAACAGGGCGATGGCTTTGCGGGTCCGCTCGGCGCGGTCGTCGTTGCCCCACCAGGTGTAGTTGATGGTCACGGGTTTTTCAGCGGATCCGGTCTGGCCGGACGAGCTGCCTCCGTTCCCACAGGCTGCCAGGGCTGCGGCAGATGCCGTGCCGATGGCCACGGTTGTGAGGAAATGCCTTCTGTTGATCACGGGAGCCTCCTTGCTCTACGGGTGCCTGGCCTGGCTCGGTCTACAACGTAAGTAGTGAGCTGGCTAACATGGCGTCTGAAACGATACAATAGCTGCATTCGGATCAATGGGCAAGCGTTTTCCAGGCCCTCAGGCAAGCGTTTTCCAAGAAAGCGTTTCCTTACTGTAAGGCAGCACCTCAGTCGACAAAGGAGTCCCATGACACAGCAGGAAAGCACCCGCCCGTCCAAAGTTTGGAGCAACGTCGGGGGCATCGCATTCGGGGGCGACTACAACCCCGAGCAATGGCCCGCGGGTGTCCGGCTGGAGGATCTGGAACTCATGCAGGAAGCGGGCGTGAATTTCCTCAGCGTCGGCATCTTCTCCTGGGCCCTGCTGGAACCCGCGGAAGGGCACTACGAGTTCGGCTGGCTGGACGAAGTCATGGACAACCTCGCCGGGGTCGGCGTTAAAGTGGCCCTGGCCACCGCCACCGCCGCGCCTCCCGCCTGGCTGGTCCGCAAACACCCGGAAATCCTGCCGGTAACGGCTGACGGGACCGTGCTGGGACCAGGCTCACGGCGGCACTACACGCCGTCGTCGGCCGTGTACCGCCGCTACGCCGCCGGGATCACGCGCGCACTCGCCGAACGGTACAAGAATCACCCCGCGCTGGCGCTGTGGCACGTTGACAACGAACTGGGCTGCCACGTCTCGGAGTTCTACGGGGAAGAGGACGCAGCCGCCTTCCGCGCCTGGCTCGAACGCCGGTACGGGAGCATCGATGCCTTGAACGCCTCCTGGGGCACGGCATTCTGGTCCCAGAACTACAGCTCCTTCGACGAAATCCTGCCGCCCGCCGTCGCCCCGTCCACCCTGAACCCGGGCCAGCAACTGGACTTCCAGCGGTTCAACTCGTGGGCGCTGATGGACTACTACCGGGAGCTGGTGGCCGTCCTTCGCGAGGTGACCCCGGACATCCCCTGCACCACCAACCTGATGGCCTCAAGTGCCACCAAATCCATGGACTACTTCAGCTGGGCCAAAGACCTGGACGTCATCGCCAACGACCACTACCTTGTGGCCGCGGACCCGGAACGCCACCTGGAACTCGCGTTCAGCGCGGACCTCACCCGTGGTATCTCGGGGGGCGACCCGTGGATCCTGATGGAGCATTCGACGTCGGCCGTTAACTGGCAGCCGCGCAACCAGCCCAAGATGCCCGGCGAGATGCTGCGCAATTCACTGTCGCACGTGGCACGCGGGGCCGACGCCGTGATGTTCTTCCAGTGGCGGCAGAGCTATGTGGGCTCCGAGAAATTCCATTCAGCGATGGTCCCGCACGGCGGACGGGACACGCGGGTGTGGCGTGAGGTGGTGGAGCTCGGCGCGGCACTGAAACGCCTCGAACCCGTGCGCGGTTCGCGGGTCCAGTCGCGTACCGCCATTGTGTTCGACTACGAGGCCTGGTGGGCCACTGAGATCGACTCCAAGCCGAGCATCGATGTGAAGTACCTGGACCTGCTGCGGGCGTTCCACCGGTCGTTGGTCCTGCGCGGAGTCTCCGTGGACCTGGTGCATCCGTCAACGTCACTGCAAGGCTACGACCTGGTGCTGGTGTGCACGCTGTACGCCGCGTCCGATGAGTCCGCTGACAATGTCGCCGCTGCGGCCGACTCCGGCGCAACGGTGCTGGTCAGCTACTTCAGCGGGATCGTGGACATGCAGGACCATGTGCGGCTGGGCGGCTATCCGGGCGCCTTCCGTGAGCTCCTGGGCGTAAGGGTGGAGGAGTTCCATCCGCTGCTGGCCGGGGCGCAGCTGAAGCTGGGCGACGGCACTGTGTCATCCGTCTGGAGCGAACACCTGCACCTTGCCGGCGCCGAGGCCATCCAGACCTTCACCGAATACCCGCTGGAGGGCGTCCCTTCCCTCACCCGCCGGCCCGTGGGTTCCGGGGCTGCCTGGTACTTGGCCACGTTCCCCGATGCCGACGGGATTGAGGCCCTGGTTGACAAACTGCTGGCCGAATCAGGCGTATCCCCCGTTGCCACTGCCGATCCCGGAGTGGAAGTGGTGCGACGCCGGTCCGCCGACGGGCGCAGCTTCCTCTTCGCGATCAACCACACGCGGGCGGATGCCGCCGTCACAGCCGCCGGTGTGGACCTGCTGACCGGTGAGCAGTTTCCGGGTACAGTTCCTGCCGGCGGCGTCGCAGTGGTGGCTGAAAGCCAGGCGCAGCAAGCCGGCAGCCGTACAACTGCGCTTTAAACAACTCCGCCCCGGAAAGGAACCATCGGTTCCCGCCGGGGCGGAGCTGCCACCCGCCGTCGGACATCTGGGTGGGGAGGCACCCACCCATGTTGTCCGGAGCCGTGTTGGCGGTGTGGAGTCCTACTTGCTGATGGCCGACTTCATCTCGTCGGTGGCCTTCTTGCCGGCATCATCCGGGGACAAGCGCTCGAAGAGGACCTCAGAGGTGTAACGCTTGATGATCTCCTGGATGGCACCGGCTCCCTTCGGCGGCGGCGCCGGCGCCTCGCCGAGCTCGTCTTTGATCTGGTCGATGAACTTGACCACCTTGACATCGGCCGGGGTGAGTTTCGGCTGGATCGCGGCCCGCACGTCGGAGTTGGGGTAGACACCCCGGTCAGCGAGGAGGGCCTCGCCGGCTTTGACATTGTTGGTCAGGAAGTTGATGAACTTGGCCGTTTCCTGCGGGTGCTTGGTGCGCGAGGAAGCTGACCAGAACTGCGACGCTTTGTACCAGAGGCCTGCATCAGCGGCAGAGCCGGTCTTGGTGGGGAACCGCAGGATCTTCAGGTCCCCGCCGCTTGCCTTTTCCAGGGCCGGCGCCTGGTTGGACCACCAGAAGGCCATTCCGTTCTTGCCTGTTGCCAATCCGCTCTGGTCAAGCGGGGCAGCCTCGGCTTCCACTACCTCGGACGCGGATGGGACTGCTTTCTTCTGGCTCAGCTGCTTCAGGAATGCCCACCACTCGGCGATATCGCTCGGCTCGAAGCCCAGCTTTCCATCGGAGGTATACAGGGATTTGCCGTTCTGCCGAAGCCAGACACCCAGGGACGCCTCGTCAGTTCCATAGGCTGCAGCGCCGTAGGTCCCCTTGGGCGACTTGGCGGTGATCTCAGCGGCAATGCGGCCAAAGTCGTCCCAGGTCCACTTGCTATCGTCCGGGAGCGGAACCCCGGCAGCCTGGAAGACGGCAGGATTGGCCAGGATGGTGGCCGCGTTAATGCCGGCGGCAATCCCCGTCAGCCCCTTCTCGCCCTTGCCTGCGTTGAGTGCTGCCTCGTCCAGCTTGGACGTGTCGATGTCGTACTTGGACAGGTCAAGAAGGGCGCCGCGGCTGGAGTACTCCGTGATGTACTTCTCGTCCATCTGAATGATGTCCGGGGCATCGTTGGCTGCCACCTGCGTGGCCAACTTGTCCCAGTAGCCGCTCCAGTCCCCAAACTCCGGCTTGATCTTGATCTTGGGATTTTCGGCTTCGAATTGCTTGATGGCTTCCTGCGTCAGTTGGGCGCGTTTGTCGCCGCCCCACCAGGAGAAGCGAAGCTCAACGGTTCCGTCAGCGTTCTGGGGAGTGGCTCCCCCGCCGCAGGCGCTGAGGGCAAGGACGGCGGCGACGGCAGCGGCGACCGCACCTGCTGTACGGGTTCGGCGCAATGGGCGTGAAGGTGGTACCCCTGCCGGCTGCTTGGCAGCGGATGCAGGACGGGGAAATA
Protein-coding regions in this window:
- a CDS encoding ABC transporter substrate-binding protein, which encodes MINRRHFLTTVAIGTASAAALAACGNGGSSSGQTGSAEKPVTINYTWWGNDDRAERTRKAIALFESKNPDIKVNGNFTDFAGYWQKRATEAAGGGLPDVMQWDLSYLRDYGQRNQLLDLGTVKIDTSAFEKSLLPSGQIKGKTYGIPTSTNAFAVYYDPAKLASLGIAEPTGKWTWSEFQVFLKEVGDKGNGTLYGSTDFTGVWWQFNIWLRQKNIQAFTSDGKLGFSKDDLKTWWNLNSKLRGTQALVPEDRVTQLKPKSPFGSNVSAAEVTWDNFMAGYLADSGAKQLKLVPVPSDDPNNLGLFLKPSMLMVASAKTKFKDAAARFIDFMVNDPEVGQIFKTSRGVPASKTQRDGTTFDGADKLVVDYEKSIEQYLKDAPEPPIVGFGTLEASFGRIASDLNYGKLTVDGAVDAWFKEAEDLIKQNA
- a CDS encoding MFS transporter, with amino-acid sequence MPSRRTRSGPAASPGTTRARWYHPLSQHNYRLFLAMQLAGSLGVWMQRLAQDWLVLQLTGSPAAVGAAVALQFLPMLVVGPLAGLVVDLFPKRRIMMVCQSVIVLLGLGLAAWAASGTLTVWVVYGSCIALGVTAAVDQPTRQVFVNEVVGDAALRPAIGLNNALSQLGAMAGPALGGIVIAQAGPAAAFALNALIGVVVLGLIAGIRLHELHPGAPAERGRGQVLAGFRYVRERPRLLLLIVLAGLLGAFGMNGPVVLAAFAERVWHNGVEGFGLFNTVSALGALAGALLAARLGSMGRKGIVAAAALFGLSQLVAALMPTLVLFVAMLLVVGVMTLLFLTSAATAVQLEAGPAIRGRVMALYLPLLLGGHACGGLLAGWLTEQFGVRAGLVVTGCLGMLSAVVIGFLLWRHGRRTRPPVATTGP
- a CDS encoding sugar ABC transporter permease yields the protein MTQSPTLSRRQGHSGTALPRKSRQRGADARAGYTFLLPWLLGFIALTVGPMISSLYLSFTNYNLFEPPKWIGFDNYATLFQDERFLQSVGVTLSYVVFGTPLKLAAALAVAMLLNSKRRGQGFYRSAFYAPSLIGASVSIAIVWKAMFGDSGPVDQGLSFFGINIGGWVGNPSMTMPMMILLTVWQFGAPMVIFLAGLKQIPGELYEAASMDGAGPVRKFFNITWPMLSPVIFFNLLMETIHAFQIFASAYIISNGEGGPAGSTLFYTLYLYLRGFSDFRMGYASAMAWLLVIVVGIITLIFFRTSKSWVHYSGDAK
- a CDS encoding beta-galactosidase, yielding MTQQESTRPSKVWSNVGGIAFGGDYNPEQWPAGVRLEDLELMQEAGVNFLSVGIFSWALLEPAEGHYEFGWLDEVMDNLAGVGVKVALATATAAPPAWLVRKHPEILPVTADGTVLGPGSRRHYTPSSAVYRRYAAGITRALAERYKNHPALALWHVDNELGCHVSEFYGEEDAAAFRAWLERRYGSIDALNASWGTAFWSQNYSSFDEILPPAVAPSTLNPGQQLDFQRFNSWALMDYYRELVAVLREVTPDIPCTTNLMASSATKSMDYFSWAKDLDVIANDHYLVAADPERHLELAFSADLTRGISGGDPWILMEHSTSAVNWQPRNQPKMPGEMLRNSLSHVARGADAVMFFQWRQSYVGSEKFHSAMVPHGGRDTRVWREVVELGAALKRLEPVRGSRVQSRTAIVFDYEAWWATEIDSKPSIDVKYLDLLRAFHRSLVLRGVSVDLVHPSTSLQGYDLVLVCTLYAASDESADNVAAAADSGATVLVSYFSGIVDMQDHVRLGGYPGAFRELLGVRVEEFHPLLAGAQLKLGDGTVSSVWSEHLHLAGAEAIQTFTEYPLEGVPSLTRRPVGSGAAWYLATFPDADGIEALVDKLLAESGVSPVATADPGVEVVRRRSADGRSFLFAINHTRADAAVTAAGVDLLTGEQFPGTVPAGGVAVVAESQAQQAGSRTTAL
- a CDS encoding carbohydrate ABC transporter permease, coding for MTTTATPVQPAPGATAPAYNPKSESSSAKRAKSTIFHAAALVLTCVVLYPALWMIASAFKPNSEIGGQNTSLWSNNFSFDNFATAMDGIGGVSTLQFFTNSLILAVGAVVGTILSASVSAYAFARIKFPGRSVFFGMMIATLLLPFHVVIIPQYIIFQQLGLVDTYVPLLIGKFLAGDAFFVFLMVQFMRNLPSELDEAARIDGAGHVRIFTSIMLPLMKPALISTSIFSFIWSWNDFLGPLLYLNTPDKYPLPLALRLFVDQTQSSDYGAMIAMSVLALLPVLIFFLIFQRYIVEGVSTQGLKG
- a CDS encoding extracellular solute-binding protein, which encodes MPLFPRPASAAKQPAGVPPSRPLRRTRTAGAVAAAVAAVLALSACGGGATPQNADGTVELRFSWWGGDKRAQLTQEAIKQFEAENPKIKIKPEFGDWSGYWDKLATQVAANDAPDIIQMDEKYITEYSSRGALLDLSKYDIDTSKLDEAALNAGKGEKGLTGIAAGINAATILANPAVFQAAGVPLPDDSKWTWDDFGRIAAEITAKSPKGTYGAAAYGTDEASLGVWLRQNGKSLYTSDGKLGFEPSDIAEWWAFLKQLSQKKAVPSASEVVEAEAAPLDQSGLATGKNGMAFWWSNQAPALEKASGGDLKILRFPTKTGSAADAGLWYKASQFWSASSRTKHPQETAKFINFLTNNVKAGEALLADRGVYPNSDVRAAIQPKLTPADVKVVKFIDQIKDELGEAPAPPPKGAGAIQEIIKRYTSEVLFERLSPDDAGKKATDEMKSAISK